The window ACATTTGcggattaaaaaattaaggaattgatattcaaatacatctttctttttccaaatatgttttatgtttcaaaagaatttaatataaattgatAACAATTGATTGTTGAAAAAATGGAGTAAAAAGGGTGTTTGCTTTACTCAATCAAAGATATGACATGatcaatatttataattgaattCCAGCAATTTTGAGAAATCTtacaattttaatcttttattttttatatgtgagaattaaaatctcaaattggaaaaaaaaaaaaaaaaaaaaaaaaaaaaaacaacaacaacaacagtaATGAACCAGTACAatgttataaaagaaaaaagaaaaaaagaatgaagattAGCTTTTGAGATAATATTTATAGTTGATTTGTCAAGGAAACAacttttcctaaaaataaaatcacaaaggCAATGCCAACTAcggttatatttttataaacaaaaagttTCCatctcatcaaattaacatatatagtaatcaaaaaatttgaactcaaattaatttttaaatcaaatatttgagaTAACTTAGATTTCTTGTTAATACTTCAACttaggaatttgaaaatatgagaaataattcTTTCATAAAGTATATTAAAGAATTTAGGATTGGTGATACTAAAAATAtggaataaattaatataatttgattaagaaaaaaaatcacttattcaAACAGGCTCATACTTGAAGTGAAACTCCAAACTATTTTGACAGAATCCATCTCAATTATGTGACAACTCTGCTTCCAACCTAATTAGAGTATTGGAGATTAATATTATCGAGTAAAGCCAACTTTATATATGGGCTTCATCCTCAAATTAAAAGTGCTCAAGTTGAAAGAATGTTGGGAAAATTATGAGTTTTTGTCTAGAAAGCACATGCGATGCATGTGAAGGTGTGTATGTAGATAGGTGATGTTGATATATAAGATTAATGGAAGGGGATAAAGAACGTCTAGAAAGGTAATTAGTgaatgaattataatttatttggtttgaattatttataaataattttacattgattaaaataatatataaaatgatgtAACATAcctataatttaattaatccataaataataattatatatatatatatatgtaatatattattgtatatGATTATAGTGATAGATAATATAtgtaatatattattgtaatgtAAGATGATGTTTTAGATTGctttaaattctttatattttttataattaagtaattaagttaGGTATGAAATCCATCTTAAAggtcatatatttgtttttaaaaatttgaatttgttgttcatcattatttgaaatatattatttaaatcgatatttattattatgattttaagaCATTTTACTTGTAGAAAAATAGatagaatataaaatttcaatgaACATATTTGTGTCATAATCTATATGTTTTATAATCAACCATTGTTGTGATGTATCATTTGAAACAATTAACTTAGTTGTCTTCTTGTAAAACTTTGGAGGAATCATTATTATAATGATCATTAACTACTTGTTTGTTTTTGCAATAGTTTGGGTcatattcctttcctttttttctccttcatAAAAGTAACACATATTTGAaaagatattaaataaaatagaaaaacaacgttttaaaaaatatgtgcaAAACATTTTTATCTAAGTTAAGGGTATATTACcttatattgtttattgaatatatatattgttcatttttctcttaatGTTTAAAAAACTGCATAATTTGCATTGAAGAaataagttttattattttaaaatttaacttagAAAATGGTAATATTGATGAAACTTAACATTCATTTATAATGATACTAACATATACTTACCTCACTAATATAAAATTCttctctttcatattttttttttcttgaaatgaaTTGGTGGGAAGAtagattttgtttataaaatttcaatttaattatttggaaATAAGCTATAGAATATATAGGATATTCGTGTTAATAAAGTCGACATCCCATCGTCTTTTTGATGAGTTTTACCTATAAAGATTAATTTGTGTAATATTATCGATAAAGAGATACGTACCATAGTCAATTCAAACTTGAGCTGTTGATAAACTGGTCTAAAGAAGCGTGCAAAAGGATTGGAGCAAATGCTTAAGTGGTTGCAAGAGATAAAAGAGCATTATGGCTGCTCTCAATATGACGCTCAAAAGTTCTCAAAGCTGGAGTGTTGCTACTTTCCTCTTGTTGGAAGCATTATGCCATGCAGCTGCATTCGGAGGATAAAAACTTTTCTCAGCAATACAAAGACTTGTTGGACCACGGATAGCAGAATTGGAGAGCTCACACTCTTCCCTGAAGCTGCAATCAACAACACCTTGGCATCCTGGGACCCACTCTTGCATGGTTTACATGGCCACTTTTGGTGTGCCATTTTCAAGCACACGTGTGCCTTTGCCAATTGTGCAGATTCTTGGTTTTATACTGCACCTTCTTACatgctttaaaatttattttacaccctattttcaataaatttatcttcaCGTACAactttttctcttaaatttcttctttaatatttcttttagaataataaaatcctaattttaataaattgtttgttGCCAAATTTCCTTCTGGCatgcattcttttatttttcttgatttttaaataatttcttaattttatgattttctcaatttttaataaacatgaataaattctataattctACGGTAATTGAATTTTCTCCAAATTCCTATGATCCTTCTCCTCATCAACAAAATGGAATttatagaattaattcatacaaaaataaattgggcatTAGTGGAGCCCAACATCTctaatttttttgattggatATCGATTGATTTTGCTTGGttctatgacatgcatgagatATTTTATGCTTGCTATTATACACTAACCTAATTTCTCATGAAGCACTCAGTTAGCTGCTCAAGTACGCCTTCTATCCATTATcatatgtttgattatatgTTTATCCATATCTTGATTATTGTATATTGTATTTATTCATCGATATCCATAGATTAACCATTTCCTTAACTTTTTAGTAGTGACTTGATTTTAGGgtttaaaggggtgctacgatTTACCACCGTATCTTTCCTATATATAACCTGATCTTCAAATCTATACTTTGTTTTTCATAGACTTGCTTTTCCTTTCTAAGAGtcatacttagggttttctttcttattttgtttccctctaaaaaataaaacaaaaataagcggttacttcaaaaaaaagcgagtctcactATCAAATGGAacacatgtgaaaaatgtcAGTCCACAAATAATTATTCTcgataattaattattataattgaaataaatgataattatgATAATCAATAAGATAATTATCTCTAGAAAATCAAGagataatatcaaaataaaaatttcaatgaGACAATTCgaagatcaaagaaaatttagagagttcttgaagaaatttttggaaaacttaAGATTTCTTGTACACttcaagaaaatttgaagatttcTTCAAGAATCAAAGATGATTCAGATTTTTCTTTAAGAATCGAAGAagaattgaatatttttttaggaaaagaagatttgaagattactttttattgaaaaactttgTATACGATGAAATCCTTTTTGATCCAAAATCAAgtactaaaatattaaaatggtgttttcgtcattgttattggaaattatttccctcaaattataaaattactatttttccATAGTTTCTTTATTTGGGAACATTTGGGTGTACAATTGTCATTATGTTGTAATTATGAAATTGCCTAACAACAATTTATTAACTTAGGTCAAAATTGGGAACCTAAATCCAATCTTTTAAATCATGTAAGTTATGTTACCACAATTATGGTTCATCCCAACCTATAATATATTCTTATTAATAGTTTACCTtgattttatagtattttaatttaataaaagcacaacaatttccaaatttttaattatattattattattagattttgttagaatttttttaaaaaaaagtacgagaaaaaggaaaagaaaatgtaaagaaatctttggcttcattttattttgttaacttaaaaaataagtttaacaaacttttgatgaaaaaacaaatttatttttttagaatttgttttgaaaacaagttttcactagaataacttttaaagtgttttaagttgttggttttttttttccttttttgtttataGTTTTTgagcaataattaaaaataaaaaatattttgaatttttttttatcatacatAGGTTTATAATATGTTTATAGAGAATAAGCCTGGAAGATTGTATTTAATATTTGTGTtcaattttgacattttttttagtatcGTTCTAAAGATCTATTTTTTGAggattattttctaaaatgtgGGTGGAAGATGCCCttaaattctcttatttgttatgggataaaaaaaataccataaaaatcaaatttgattatattttgtatatttttaaattctttgttTCTTACATGAacgagaaaataagagaaataaattttaaaaatcatttttttgttctttatccttttttccttgagaagatgaagaagaggcAAAAGAATAGTATTGGATGGTTGATGGCCAGTCCATGTACAAAAAGAATAGTATTGTTTGGTCGATGGTCAGTCAGAAAATGACTCTCTGGAATTAAAATTTGCATGAGCATCCAGAAAATGTAAACCTTCATGTATATATGCTTGGAACTTACTTCTTCAGAAAATGTATGATTCTCCAATAATCCCTAATTTCACACCCATAAATTCGCTATTCCACTCCCGTAATTTGTATCATGCTCCCATAAATTCGCCAATCACCTCTATATGCAAGTGGAGTTAAGTCTCCTGTGGAACGTGGACTAGGGCACCGTAGGCCGCACTCTTCTGCTGCATGAGGCTCTTTTGTCCCTTTTGGAAAACTGCACTGTAGGCGCTCTCTCTTGACCAGCCTAACCCACTTCTCCGAACGAGGTTGAGGGTTTTCTTGTCATTTTAGGGAGCCCCATATTCAAAAGCTGTTCAATTATTTTGAGTATGTCCAACGAAAGAGAGTTGTTGCAACTaatttttttgacttttcattaaataaaattatatcagtcttttcttcttccattcttcTTCACTTTAGCTCACACGCTGCCACTTCATCCTCCATCCGACCCCATTTTCTTCATTCCTCCCCCCTCCTTCTCCCATCTtcctctcatttttattttattttattaattctttttattattactcctcattttcttttcttcatttttttttctttcccaaaaACCCATCAATCCTCATCATGGGTGAGCCATTGCCCATTGACAATCATTTatcacttttcttttattattgtttgatttatataatagtagttttaatgttttgagtTTGCttgatttatttagttatttatttattaaattggattgattttgattatgaatttagatttatatattaaattgggtttgaATTATATGATATTAAGTTTAGGTCATAATCCATTCATTCAATGATGTTAGGATGTATTaataagatgttttaaaaataacagtTTTTTTTGTCATGCagaaaaaaacagttttttttttttttttttaatttttttaaaaaacgaGAGTGATTGataagatgttttaaaaaatagtttttaaaaacaaaaataaaaaaccttgcCATCCTTCCATTACTTTTCATTCTGCTATTAGCTTCAGTGACAGCTGTGGAAAAGTTTGCTCAATGTGTCTCAATTCTGAGATTCTTGTCCCAGTACCCACGGCCTTTTACACCCCAAACACTTCTTTCAGTGCTATTCTGCAGTCTTCTACCCATAACCTCAGGTACCACAAGCctaagttttcaaaaacaatagagaatcttgtttttgaaaattgtaacttaaaaacaattaccaaacatttaaaaaaattttaaatttattttctattttttaaaactaataacCGTTTTAAAAAACTCCGTCAAACAAGCTTTAAATCTTCATATATATAGGATTGAACTTACTTCTTCAGAAAATGTAGAAGTTTGTTTGactgtgtgatttaaaaacagttttttgtttttaaaaatataaaattgtttttaaaaatttattgcattgttttttcattgtttattagaaacaatttttaaaaacaaagtaaaatagagaacaatCTTTAGAGAACAAGAGTGTTGccactagtttttaaaaataaaaggaaaacattgacccatttgatcatattttcttaaacttgtttttaaaaactattgtttattctttaacttaaaaacagtttttaaaacaagttaaaaaaaaacatgaccAAATGGATCCTAAATCTTCATGAATATATGATTCTCCAACAATCTCTAAATTCACACCCATAAATTCATTATTCCACTCCTATAATTTGTATCATGCTCCCATATTATATTATTCTTCTCTAATAATCCCTAACTCTGCTTTATTCCACTCTAATAATTCCCTAATTCACTGCATGAGACTTGACCCGAGACTAGGTCTTTTGCCCCTTCTTGACCGGCTTAACCCACTTCTCCAAAAGAGGTTGAGGATGTTCTTCTCATTGTAGGATCCACAACACCGGGTTACCCAACAATTACTTTGTTCTTTCTTCATTCTTCCTACATTTCTCCAATTGCATTATGACACATTCAAATGCTGTTGAATTGTTTTGAGTAGCAGCAACTCTAGTCATAGTCCATGCATTCGATGATGTGTAGTGTAAACCACAGTCTTGAGGGTCACGTTGGAAGAAGAATTAGCTTGAAAAGGCAAGAAGCTAAAGTCAAAAATTTGGACATGGTCCACCCTGCAATGGTACCAACTAAGAAGACCAAACGGCAGGACCAAATTACTAATGCCACTATCACACTTGCAATTTGTCAAGAAAGTAGCAGTATAGGTAGGCAAAAGATAAGCATGGGTCTCCAAAATCTGCTCTGCTTAGATTTTAATTTAGGTGGGGCAGAGGGGGGGTGATAATGGTATATCATATTGATAATGAATAAGAGagaaaacaccaaaaacaaaaaggtcGGTCCAGAAATCAGGCTGATTTCTTTGCGAGGATTACGGTGTTGGGTAGcgaaaaataatgaataataattaaataaaatgggGGAGGAAATGGGGTTGGGGTTTCCCTCCCATGGTATATTTTAAATGTTGGGGAGGAGGAGAGTGGTGGGGGGTGGTTGGGTTTCCCTCTCAtggtatattttaaaataggagTGACATTGGAAGTGCGACTACCAAGTCAATAACCAATACATAGTTTCATGGATGTCACTTTAGAAGGGATTGCATTGAAGCCCTTTCCACCTCCTTGACCCACTTCTTCCAAGAAGGTTGTTGCCCACCAATTACTCTCCCTTCCTCAACCCTTACTTTTATGAACCTCATACTCTCCTTCACAACTACCTTTTCTTCTTGCTTTCTTGGAGAAAAGATGCATCTTTTTTCCCCTTATGTTTCAGTACTTTTTTGGGTGCATTGCTTCACTCCCATGGTCCTGTCCATCAATTTAGTTGATGAGTTTGCTCTTATTGCCTTAAAAGCCCATATCACATATGATTCCCAAGGTATTTTGGCAACAAATTGGTCTACCAAAAGCTCCTACTGTAATTGGTATGGTATTTCTTGCAATGCTCCTCAACAAAGAGTTTCCGCAATCAACCTCTCTAACATGGGTCTTGAAGGAACTATTGCACCCCAAGTCGGCAACCTCTCCTTTCTTGTTTCCCTTGATCTTAGTAATAACTACTTCCATGACTCTGTTCCCAAGGATATTGGTAAGATTCTCATAAATTTTGTTTACTTTATGACAATACACACGTTTCTTGCTTCAatatttaatatcaataaagacaatcatgtttggttcccaaaaatttaagaaaaaatgtgagtaaaaaaaaatatagggaaagtaaaagaaaataaaaaataattttaaaatcaacaaattatttttgtattttattttaaattcattttacttattttaacttttttatataaagatcaaataatttgaaaatacaaaagtttcaactgattttaattataaatgattttcttcTCCAATCTTGGGGCATGGTTGGGATTATGATGATATTTGTCTTTCAAAAATGATGAAAGGAAAACAATTAAGTTGTGATAAAGATAGTTGAGTAATTGGTAAATTAtagtttcaaaaataataattaaatatttggtaAATTGGATTGCTAAATTATTGTGATCATGTTTGATataaaattcataattaaataaattattatacaatttaaaatttagttcagttttttttatcatttcttaatttttttttctattttgaatgaattcaaGTAAACATAATCATAGTcgttgaaataatttttattttaaattttagaataagtaaTACCAAACACAAATTAGAACATCTTTCATTTGAtagataattttaaatatagaaaattttgataatatattctATACTCAACATTTGTGTTAAGTGTATAGTTAGTttcacaaattatttgataatatattatagAGTAAGAGACATTATTGTACACAATTCAAACCATCATATAGGCTACCTAAATGTTTGGCAACCATCAATATGTGATTCATGATATGTTTTTCTCCAAATTAGTGCTATTCATGACAAGTTTTGCTCAATATTAGTGtctcttttaaatattatcgttatgtttgatttcaagaaagtattaaaaaaaaatattaaagaaaataattttttatatataattttactatgaaaaatatatatataaaaatataattaaaattaattaaaacttatctatttttaaattatttaatctttatatagaagaattaAAACAAGTGAATAGCATATAAATAatctattgattttaaatctactttctagttttctttatttatttttttttccatttttcctctctatttctTTTCCTCGTATTTTCTTGGAATCAGGCAAAACCTTTGAcaatgtttggttctcaaaaaaatatgagggaaaaataaaataaaaatgaaacttagaaaaagaaaaaatgaagaaaaataaaaaatagatttaaaaataataaattaattttatatattgtttcaaattcatttaaaaaaaaaagatttaaagtaaataaattgcttttatttgtttctccaaattcatttacatattttaatctttctatataaaaaattaataatttaaaaatgcataaaattttaattatattttattatggttcttattttctaaagtaaaatcaatcatgagaaattaattttcttttaatattttttttctttcttttattctcttatggaaccaaacatattCTATATGTCgatgataataatatttcaaatcattttttttaggtaagTGCAAGGAGCTTCAACAgctgaatttatttaataataaattggtTGGAGGCATTCCAGAAGCCATTTGTAATTTATCAAAACTTGAAGAGCTATATCTTGGCAATAATCAGTTGATTGGTGAAATTCCAAAGAAAATGAATCATCTTCAGAATCTGAAGGTATTGTCATTCCCAATGAACAACTTAACAGGTTCCATACCGGCCACCATTTTCAACATATCTTCTTTGCTCAATATTAGTCTCTCCAATAATAACCTCTCTGGGAGTCTTCCCATGGATATGTGCTACGCCAATCCAAAGCTCAAGGAGCTTAATCTTTCATCAAATCATTTGAGTGGAAAGATCCCCACTGGTTTAGGCCAATGTATACAGCTTCAAGTAATTTCCTTAGCATATAATGATTTCACGGGAAGCATACCAAATGGAATCGGTAACTTGGTGGAGCTTCAGAGATTGTCTCTACGGAATAACAGCCTGACAGGTacactttttctttcatctattttttttttcctttttattctctCACTTTCCCTCAAGCTTCAGAGATTGTTTTTCCGACCCATTCATTTTAAATGTGTTGTAGGAGAAATCCCCTCCAATTTGTCGCATTGCAGAGAGCTTCGAGGGCTATCATTATCAATCAATCAGTTCACTGGAGGCATTCCACAAGCCATAGGGAGTTTATCCAACCTTGAAGAATTATATCTTAATTATAACAAATTGACAGGTGGAATTCCTAGAGAGATTGGgaatctttcaaatttaaatattttgcaGTTAGGATCTAATGGAATCAGTGGCCCTATTCCTGCCGAAATTTTCACTGTCTCTTCGTTGCAAAGGATTATATTCGCGAATAATAGCCTTTCTGGGAGTCTTCCAATGGATATCTGTAAACATCTTCCTAATCTCCAAGGGCTCTATCTTTCTCAGAATCATCTCAGTGGTCAACTTCCTACAACTCTATCCTTATGTAGAGAGCTCCTATCACTAGCACTACCAATGAATAAATTCACAGGAAGCATACCAAGAGAAATTGGCAACTTATCAAAGCTTGAAGAGATCGATCTCAGCGAAAATAGCCTCATAGGTTCCATTCCAACTTCATTTGGTAATTTGATGACCTTAAAATTTCTTAGTTTTAACATCTCTAAACTACAGACCCTTGGGTTGGTGCAAAATCACCTTTCAGGCAGTCTCCCATCAAGTATTGGCACCTGGCTTCCGGATCTTGAAGGGCTTTATATAGGAATCAATGAATTCAGTGGAACAATTCCAATGTCTATTTCAAATATGTCGAAACTTACTGTGCTAAGTTTATCAGACAACTCCTTCACTGGTAATGTGCCAAAAGATCTCTGTAACCTGACAAAGCTTCAATTTCTCGACCTTGCATACAATCAATTGACTGATGAACACTTAGCCTCTGGGGTTGGTTTTCTTACTTCTTTGACAAATTGcaaatttttgagaaatttgtGGATAGGTTATAATCCTTTGACAGGTACTCTTCCAAATTCACTAGGGAATCTTCCCATTGctcttgaaatttttattgCATCAGCCTGCCAATTCAGAGGAACCATTCCCACAGGAATTGGTAATTTGACCAATTTGATATGGCTGGACTTGGGAGCTAATGACTTGACAGGGTCCATTCCAACTACATTGGGACAGCTACAAAAGCTTCAGGCATTGTCCATTGTTGGAAATAGAATACGAGGATCCATTCCAAATGATCTGTGCCATTTGAAGAACTTGGGATACTTGCGTTTGAGTTATAACAAATTGTCTGGATCAATCCCAAGTTGTTTTGGAGATCTTCCTGCGCTACGAGAACTCTCTCTTGACTCCAATGTGTTAGCTTTCAACATTCCTATGTCCTTTTGGAGCCTTAGAGATCTGTTGGTTCTTAACTTGTCTTCAAATTTCTTGACTGGTAATCTACCTCCCGAAGTTGGAAACATGAAGTCCATTACAACATTGGACTTGTCAAAGAACCTAGTTTCAGGTTACATTCCAAGCAGGATGGGAAAACTACAAAATTTGATTACACTCTCCTTGTCCCAAAACAAACTACAAGGCCCAATACCTGTAGAATTTGGTGATTTGGTAAGCTTGGAATCCTTGGATCTATCCCAGAACAATTTATCCGGAACCATTCCCAAGACATTGGAGGCCCTTATTTATCTCAAGTATCTAAATGTTTCTTTCAATAAACTACAAGGAGAAATTCCGAATGGAGGACCTTTCGTAAAGTTCACTGCTGAATCGTTCATGTTCAATGAAGCCTTATGTGGAGCACCTCATTTTCAAGTCATGGCATGTGATAAAAACAACCGCACTCAATCATGGAAGACAAAGTCATTCATCTTGAAATATATTCTATTACCAGTCGGATCAACAGTAACTTTAGTGGTTTTCATTGTTCTGTGGATACGTAGACGAGATAACATGGAAATACCAACTCCAATTGATTCATGGCTCCCTGGAACACATGAAAAGATTTCACACCAGCAGCTTCTTTATGCAACAAACGACTTTGGTGAAGACAATTTGATTGGGAAAGGAAGCCAGGGCATGGTATATAAAGGGGTATTATCTAATGGCTTAACTGTTGCTATAAAGGTTTTCAATTTAGAATTCCAAGGAGCCTTGAGGAGTTTCAATTCAGAATGTGAAGTGATGCAAGGGATTCGCCATCGAAATCTTGTTAGGATAATTACCTGTTGCTCAAACCTCGATTTCAAAGCATTGGTACTTAAATATATGCCTAATGGAAGTCTTGAGAAGTTGTTGTATTCCCACTACTATTTTTTGGATCTCATCCAAAGATTAAACATTATGATAGATGTAGCATCAGCATTAGAGTACCTTCATCATGATTGTTCGAGCCTTGTGGTGCATTGCGACTTGAAGCCCAGTAATGTTTTGTTAGATGACGATATGGTTGCACATGTGGCGGATTTTGGGATCGCAAAACTCTTGACTGAAACAGAGTCTATGCAACAAACAAAGACCTTAAGCACAATAGGCTATATGGCACCAGGTAAAGTTCCTTGCTACTTATATTCCTATTtactacaaattt of the Vitis vinifera cultivar Pinot Noir 40024 chromosome 10, ASM3070453v1 genome contains:
- the LOC100256042 gene encoding probable LRR receptor-like serine/threonine-protein kinase At3g47570, coding for MNLILSFTTTFSSCFLGEKMHLFSPYVSVLFWVHCFTPMVLSINLVDEFALIALKAHITYDSQGILATNWSTKSSYCNWYGISCNAPQQRVSAINLSNMGLEGTIAPQVGNLSFLVSLDLSNNYFHDSVPKDIGKCKELQQLNLFNNKLVGGIPEAICNLSKLEELYLGNNQLIGEIPKKMNHLQNLKVLSFPMNNLTGSIPATIFNISSLLNISLSNNNLSGSLPMDMCYANPKLKELNLSSNHLSGKIPTGLGQCIQLQVISLAYNDFTGSIPNGIGNLVELQRLSLRNNSLTGEIPSNLSHCRELRGLSLSINQFTGGIPQAIGSLSNLEELYLNYNKLTGGIPREIGNLSNLNILQLGSNGISGPIPAEIFTVSSLQRIIFANNSLSGSLPMDICKHLPNLQGLYLSQNHLSGQLPTTLSLCRELLSLALPMNKFTGSIPREIGNLSKLEEIDLSENSLIGSIPTSFGNLMTLKFLSFNISKLQTLGLVQNHLSGSLPSSIGTWLPDLEGLYIGINEFSGTIPMSISNMSKLTVLSLSDNSFTGNVPKDLCNLTKLQFLDLAYNQLTDEHLASGVGFLTSLTNCKFLRNLWIGYNPLTGTLPNSLGNLPIALEIFIASACQFRGTIPTGIGNLTNLIWLDLGANDLTGSIPTTLGQLQKLQALSIVGNRIRGSIPNDLCHLKNLGYLRLSYNKLSGSIPSCFGDLPALRELSLDSNVLAFNIPMSFWSLRDLLVLNLSSNFLTGNLPPEVGNMKSITTLDLSKNLVSGYIPSRMGKLQNLITLSLSQNKLQGPIPVEFGDLVSLESLDLSQNNLSGTIPKTLEALIYLKYLNVSFNKLQGEIPNGGPFVKFTAESFMFNEALCGAPHFQVMACDKNNRTQSWKTKSFILKYILLPVGSTVTLVVFIVLWIRRRDNMEIPTPIDSWLPGTHEKISHQQLLYATNDFGEDNLIGKGSQGMVYKGVLSNGLTVAIKVFNLEFQGALRSFNSECEVMQGIRHRNLVRIITCCSNLDFKALVLKYMPNGSLEKLLYSHYYFLDLIQRLNIMIDVASALEYLHHDCSSLVVHCDLKPSNVLLDDDMVAHVADFGIAKLLTETESMQQTKTLSTIGYMAPGKVPCYLYSYLLQIFFNIYLILFLFLQIYDQN